A single genomic interval of Halobacillus halophilus DSM 2266 harbors:
- a CDS encoding TetR/AcrR family transcriptional regulator: MAENQVPSSIKDEVLVIKRRNQMIKGAVTLFIEKGFHKTTTREIAKASGFSIGTLYEYIRKKEDVLFLVCDSIYQRVKERMEASIDPTQTSIKSLIHAIQSYFQLMDDMQDEVLVMYQEVKSLSRDAQEYVLQKERDMVAMLEQVILNSLPEHHSKEEVKLIANNIFVQGQMWGFRRWILQRSFTLESYTEGQIQLLLQGLNTQEKERS; encoded by the coding sequence ATGGCTGAAAACCAAGTTCCCTCTTCTATCAAAGATGAAGTCCTGGTTATAAAACGAAGAAATCAAATGATTAAAGGAGCGGTGACCCTATTTATTGAAAAAGGGTTCCACAAAACAACCACTCGTGAGATCGCTAAAGCCTCAGGATTCAGTATTGGTACCCTATATGAATATATTCGTAAAAAGGAAGACGTGCTCTTTCTCGTCTGTGATTCTATTTACCAGCGTGTAAAGGAACGTATGGAAGCTTCTATTGACCCCACCCAGACGAGTATAAAGAGTCTAATTCATGCCATACAGTCCTATTTTCAGCTTATGGACGATATGCAGGATGAAGTTCTTGTCATGTATCAGGAAGTTAAATCTTTATCACGCGATGCACAGGAATACGTTCTTCAAAAAGAACGAGATATGGTAGCCATGCTTGAACAGGTGATTTTGAACAGCTTACCTGAACATCACTCCAAAGAGGAAGTTAAGCTGATTGCCAATAATATATTTGTCCAAGGACAAATGTGGGGGTTCAGACGTTGGATTCTGCAGCGTTCTTTTACGCTGGAATCTTATACTGAAGGACAAATCCAATTGCTTCTTCAAGGACTGAACACCCAGGAAAAAGAACGATCTTAA
- the meaB gene encoding methylmalonyl Co-A mutase-associated GTPase MeaB, translated as MHPLAERIQKQDMRALARAITLVESDDDEKLTLMSDIFSIKKSAHYIGITGSPGAGKSSLINKLLTYLRSLNLSVAVIAVDPTSPFSGGSLLGDRTRMNQHFMDSGIFIRSMATRGNLGGLARATKDAIRICDAYGFDIVLVETVGVGQSELDIMKVVDTTGLVLTPNSGDVLQIFKAGIMEIADLFVINKADLPGVEKLKTTLEEYMMIAQPKGWIPPIVQTVSTENQGMAELFKRIKEHQDYLYETKQGFKRRKHQLTLEVYELIREEVWREVRNAIEKDPAKLKSLNDVEADPYQLAHSWFQEWMSKGE; from the coding sequence ATGCATCCACTTGCAGAACGAATACAAAAACAGGATATGCGAGCCCTTGCCCGCGCTATCACTCTTGTAGAAAGCGATGATGACGAGAAATTAACATTAATGAGCGATATCTTTTCCATTAAAAAATCAGCTCATTACATCGGAATCACCGGATCTCCAGGGGCAGGCAAAAGTTCGTTAATTAACAAACTGCTAACCTATTTGCGCAGTCTGAATCTGAGTGTAGCGGTTATAGCTGTCGATCCCACCAGTCCATTCAGCGGCGGTTCCCTGCTTGGGGACCGGACCAGAATGAACCAGCATTTCATGGATTCCGGGATATTCATTCGCAGTATGGCGACAAGAGGGAACCTGGGAGGGCTAGCGCGCGCCACCAAGGACGCGATCCGGATCTGTGACGCGTATGGGTTTGATATAGTTCTCGTTGAAACGGTGGGGGTCGGTCAATCTGAACTTGATATTATGAAAGTTGTGGATACGACAGGACTCGTTTTAACTCCCAACAGCGGAGATGTGCTCCAAATCTTCAAAGCAGGCATTATGGAAATAGCTGACCTGTTCGTTATTAATAAAGCTGATCTACCAGGAGTAGAAAAGCTGAAGACGACCCTTGAGGAGTATATGATGATCGCCCAGCCTAAAGGCTGGATTCCGCCTATAGTACAGACGGTTTCCACAGAGAACCAGGGAATGGCTGAATTATTTAAGCGTATAAAAGAGCATCAGGATTACCTTTATGAAACAAAGCAAGGGTTCAAACGGAGAAAGCACCAGCTGACGCTTGAAGTCTATGAATTGATTCGAGAGGAAGTGTGGCGCGAGGTGAGAAATGCCATCGAAAAGGATCCTGCTAAACTCAAGTCATTGAACGACGTGGAGGCAGATCCATACCAGCTGGCACACTCCTGGTTTCAAGAATGGATGAGTAAAGGAGAATGA
- a CDS encoding acyl-CoA dehydrogenase: protein MNFTLTEEQEMLRKMVRDFAKNEVEPTAAERDEEERFDREIFDKMAELGLTGIPWPEEYGGIGSDFVSYAIAVEELSRICASTGVTLSAHISLASWPIYKFGNEEQKKTYLSQLATGEKLGAYALSEPGAGSDVSSMKTQAKLDGDHYVLNGNKVWITNGGVADIYIVFAKTDPEAGGRGVSGFIVEKGTPGFSFGKKEKKLGIRSSPTTELIFEDCKIPKENLLGKEGEGFKIAMMTLDGGRNGIAAQAVGIAQGALDEAVAYAKDREQFGKPIAKLQGISFKLADMATEIEAARLLTYQAAYFESEGLPYSKASAMAKLYAGDAAMRITTEAVQVHGGYGYTKDYPVERYMRDAKITQIYEGTQEIQRLVIGRMVSS from the coding sequence ATGAATTTTACGCTGACAGAAGAACAAGAAATGCTGAGAAAAATGGTAAGAGACTTTGCCAAAAATGAAGTAGAACCTACGGCCGCAGAACGTGATGAAGAAGAACGGTTTGATCGTGAAATTTTCGATAAAATGGCGGAGCTTGGATTAACAGGAATTCCATGGCCGGAAGAATATGGAGGAATCGGCTCCGACTTTGTAAGCTACGCAATCGCTGTTGAGGAATTGTCACGTATATGCGCTTCTACGGGCGTCACGTTGTCTGCTCATATATCATTAGCCAGCTGGCCGATCTACAAGTTCGGGAATGAAGAACAGAAGAAAACGTATCTTTCCCAGCTCGCGACTGGAGAAAAACTTGGAGCTTATGCACTATCCGAACCAGGAGCTGGAAGTGACGTATCCTCTATGAAAACTCAAGCGAAATTAGACGGCGACCACTATGTACTGAATGGCAATAAAGTGTGGATCACAAACGGTGGAGTGGCCGATATTTATATCGTATTTGCAAAAACCGACCCAGAAGCAGGAGGACGCGGAGTCAGCGGTTTTATCGTGGAGAAGGGAACGCCAGGATTTTCGTTTGGCAAGAAAGAGAAAAAGCTTGGGATTCGTTCTTCGCCTACGACTGAACTGATCTTTGAAGATTGTAAAATTCCTAAAGAAAACCTGCTCGGAAAAGAGGGAGAAGGTTTTAAAATTGCGATGATGACCTTGGACGGTGGACGAAATGGGATAGCTGCTCAGGCAGTAGGGATCGCCCAGGGAGCATTAGATGAAGCTGTCGCCTACGCAAAAGATCGAGAGCAATTCGGCAAGCCGATTGCGAAACTTCAGGGCATTTCTTTTAAATTAGCCGATATGGCTACAGAAATTGAAGCAGCCCGGCTGCTTACTTACCAAGCCGCTTACTTTGAATCAGAAGGACTCCCTTATTCGAAAGCATCTGCCATGGCCAAATTGTATGCAGGCGATGCAGCGATGAGAATTACAACAGAGGCCGTACAAGTACATGGCGGCTATGGATATACGAAGGATTACCCTGTGGAACGTTATATGCGTGATGCGAAAATTACGCAGATTTATGAAGGGACGCAGGAGATTCAGCGTCTTGTAATCGGCCGAATGGTCAGCAGCTAA
- a CDS encoding acyl-CoA dehydrogenase produces the protein MNLTFTDEQEMMRKMVRDFAEKEVAPAVERMEKEDRFPVELIPKMGELGLMGIPIPEKYGGAEMDYISYIIAIHEISKVSATLGVILSVHTSVGTNPILYFGTEEQKDKYIPKLASGEYLGAFALTEPSAGSDAGSLRTRAVNKGDHYVLNGSKVFITNGGHADTFIVFARTNPDIPSGKGLSAFIIERDTPGFSIGRAEKKMGMHGSSTVELNFDQCEVPVSQLLGKEGEGYKIALSNLNMGRIGIAAQALGIAEAAYEHAVAYAKEREQFGRPIAKHQGVSFKLADMATEVEASKLLVYHAASLQAAGAKCGKEVSMAKLMSSKTAVKTAIEAVQVHGGYGYTEDYAVERFFRDAKVCEIYEGTSEIQRIVISNHLIRD, from the coding sequence ATGAATTTAACGTTTACAGATGAACAAGAGATGATGCGGAAGATGGTCCGTGATTTTGCTGAAAAAGAGGTGGCTCCAGCAGTTGAACGTATGGAGAAGGAGGACCGTTTTCCTGTTGAGCTGATTCCGAAAATGGGGGAGCTTGGCTTAATGGGAATTCCTATTCCGGAGAAATACGGCGGAGCGGAAATGGATTATATATCTTATATTATAGCAATCCATGAGATCTCTAAGGTAAGTGCAACTCTTGGCGTCATTTTATCTGTTCATACGTCTGTAGGAACAAATCCGATTCTATATTTCGGTACGGAAGAACAGAAGGACAAATACATTCCGAAGCTTGCTAGCGGCGAGTATTTAGGTGCTTTTGCCCTGACCGAACCTAGTGCAGGGTCAGATGCTGGTAGTCTTAGAACGCGTGCTGTAAACAAAGGAGACCATTATGTTTTAAATGGATCGAAGGTATTCATTACCAATGGCGGTCATGCGGATACATTCATTGTGTTTGCCCGTACGAACCCTGATATTCCGAGTGGTAAAGGGTTAAGCGCTTTCATTATTGAACGGGATACGCCGGGTTTTTCGATTGGAAGAGCTGAAAAGAAGATGGGGATGCATGGTTCAAGCACGGTAGAATTGAATTTTGATCAATGCGAAGTTCCTGTTTCACAACTTCTTGGTAAGGAGGGCGAAGGGTACAAAATAGCCTTATCCAATTTAAATATGGGGAGAATCGGCATTGCTGCCCAGGCGCTAGGTATTGCGGAAGCGGCTTATGAGCATGCCGTAGCTTACGCGAAGGAGCGTGAGCAGTTTGGACGTCCCATTGCCAAGCATCAGGGAGTTTCGTTTAAGCTCGCTGATATGGCTACAGAAGTAGAGGCATCTAAACTTCTTGTTTATCATGCGGCCTCTTTACAAGCAGCAGGAGCAAAATGTGGAAAAGAAGTATCAATGGCTAAATTGATGTCTTCCAAGACGGCCGTCAAGACAGCCATTGAAGCTGTCCAGGTGCACGGAGGATATGGATATACAGAAGATTACGCTGTAGAGCGCTTTTTCAGAGATGCTAAAGTTTGCGAAATTTACGAAGGAACAAGCGAAATCCAGCGCATCGTAATCAGCAATCACTTGATTAGAGACTGA
- a CDS encoding 3-hydroxybutyryl-CoA dehydrogenase produces MAINKVMVIGAGQMGAGIAQVFAQAGLSVILNDLDQQALDKGIDGIKKRLERAVEKDRISEPEKNKTLDLLSGTTDMNDASNCDLVVEAVVENMDIKTKVFKSLDEITPEHAILASNTSSLPITEIAAATDRPSQVIGMHFMNPVPVMKLVEIIRAIQTSDETYQAIEDLTKKINKSPVEVEDFPGFVSNRILMPMINEAIYTVHEGVASPEDVDTVMKLGMNHPMGPLTLADFIGLDTCLYIMEVLHEGFGDSKYRPCPLLRKYVKAGWLGKKSGRGFYSYE; encoded by the coding sequence ATGGCAATTAATAAAGTCATGGTCATCGGTGCAGGGCAAATGGGAGCGGGGATCGCTCAAGTGTTTGCTCAGGCTGGTCTTAGCGTCATCTTAAACGATCTGGACCAGCAAGCTCTAGACAAAGGAATCGACGGTATTAAGAAAAGACTCGAACGAGCAGTAGAAAAAGATAGGATTTCTGAGCCTGAAAAAAATAAAACGCTGGACCTTCTATCTGGTACTACAGACATGAACGACGCTTCTAACTGTGATCTCGTTGTCGAAGCTGTGGTTGAAAATATGGATATAAAAACAAAAGTATTCAAGAGTCTGGATGAAATCACACCTGAACACGCCATTTTAGCTTCGAATACATCTTCGCTGCCTATTACTGAAATTGCAGCAGCAACGGATCGTCCTTCGCAGGTTATTGGTATGCATTTTATGAATCCAGTACCGGTAATGAAGCTGGTTGAAATCATACGTGCCATCCAGACCAGTGATGAAACCTATCAAGCGATTGAAGATTTAACGAAAAAAATAAATAAATCGCCAGTTGAAGTAGAAGACTTTCCTGGTTTTGTCTCTAACCGAATCCTGATGCCTATGATTAACGAGGCTATATATACCGTTCACGAAGGCGTAGCATCCCCGGAAGACGTGGACACCGTGATGAAGCTCGGGATGAACCATCCAATGGGTCCTTTGACTTTGGCAGATTTTATCGGTCTCGATACGTGCCTGTATATTATGGAAGTCCTGCACGAAGGTTTCGGGGACAGCAAGTACCGGCCATGCCCGCTGCTTCGTAAGTATGTGAAAGCAGGCTGGCTTGGCAAGAAATCGGGTCGAGGTTTTTACAGCTACGAATAA
- a CDS encoding acetyl-CoA C-acetyltransferase, whose amino-acid sequence MRKTVIVSGARTPFGKFGGALAPLTASQLGGIVIKEALKRAGYKGEEVDEVIMGSVLQGGQGQLPSRQAAREAGIPWHVKTETVNKVCASGMRSVTMADQFIRLGEEDVIVAGGMESMSNAPYFMPKARWGLRMGDAPVKDMMVHDGLTCSFENVHMGNYGNRTAEEFELTREAQDEWSYNSHQRAAQAIENGTMGEEIVSVEVPQRKGDPVVVDTDEAPRKNTTVEALSKLRPVFDKNGTITAGNAPGVNDGACAMLLMSDEKANELGLESLATVLAHDEIAVEAQDFPQTPGLVINKLLKKAGKSIEDIDLFEVNEAFAAVSLASGKIAGLDPEKVNVNGGAVALGHPIGASGARILLTLAYELKRRGGGLGIAAICSGGGQGDAVLIEVPKV is encoded by the coding sequence ATGCGTAAAACAGTAATCGTGTCAGGGGCTCGTACTCCATTTGGAAAATTCGGGGGCGCTCTTGCTCCTTTAACAGCTTCCCAGCTTGGAGGCATCGTGATTAAAGAGGCTTTAAAGCGTGCTGGATACAAGGGTGAAGAAGTAGATGAAGTAATCATGGGGAGCGTTTTACAGGGAGGACAGGGACAGCTGCCATCCCGCCAGGCCGCGCGTGAAGCTGGAATTCCGTGGCACGTGAAAACAGAGACAGTCAACAAGGTGTGCGCTTCTGGAATGCGGAGTGTAACGATGGCTGATCAGTTCATCCGTTTAGGCGAGGAGGATGTCATCGTAGCGGGCGGAATGGAAAGCATGAGCAATGCTCCTTATTTCATGCCAAAAGCACGCTGGGGATTACGCATGGGAGACGCTCCGGTTAAAGATATGATGGTACACGATGGTCTTACCTGTTCATTTGAAAATGTACACATGGGTAACTACGGAAACCGTACAGCTGAAGAATTCGAGTTAACACGTGAAGCGCAGGACGAGTGGTCGTATAACAGCCATCAGCGCGCAGCCCAGGCTATTGAAAACGGAACGATGGGTGAAGAAATCGTGTCTGTAGAAGTTCCTCAGCGAAAAGGGGACCCGGTTGTCGTCGACACAGATGAAGCACCAAGAAAAAATACAACTGTAGAAGCTCTTTCTAAACTGCGCCCAGTGTTCGACAAAAATGGAACGATTACGGCTGGTAATGCGCCGGGTGTCAACGACGGAGCATGCGCGATGCTGCTCATGTCTGATGAAAAAGCAAACGAATTAGGGCTCGAATCCCTGGCAACCGTCCTTGCTCATGATGAAATTGCCGTGGAGGCTCAAGACTTCCCTCAAACCCCGGGGCTGGTCATTAATAAACTATTGAAAAAAGCAGGAAAATCCATAGAAGATATTGATTTATTTGAAGTGAATGAAGCATTTGCAGCCGTGTCCTTAGCCAGTGGAAAAATTGCCGGTCTTGATCCGGAGAAAGTAAATGTAAACGGAGGAGCTGTAGCCCTTGGACACCCGATTGGGGCAAGCGGGGCGAGAATCTTACTTACACTTGCTTATGAATTGAAGCGCCGCGGAGGCGGTCTTGGAATTGCAGCTATTTGTTCCGGTGGCGGACAGGGCGATGCCGTATTAATCGAAGTACCAAAGGTATAA
- a CDS encoding heterodisulfide reductase-related iron-sulfur binding cluster gives MNPLLLANWILFLGVTIYGLYLFVSVVRTRIAYIKMGKKFEFDGKIKRRLQKIGIYVFGQKKLLKDKKSGAIHVMMFYGFILVQFGAIDFIWKGLAPDSHLPLGPFYPGFTFFQEIVTLTIIVAVIWAFYRRYIEKLVRLKRSFKAGLVLIFIGTLMVTVLVGNGMGIIWHGHEGAWTEPVATLIANAFAWLPPAAAATVFFIMWWIHLLILLTFLVYVPQSKHAHLLAAPVNVFLSREDPPGKLKPIDFEMDEEADEEDVSFGVGKIEELNQLQMIDLYACVECGRCTNVCPASGSGKMLSPMDLLIKMRDHLTEKGAAVTGQSPWVPAYAFSGTEGNTLAQMARTKGTDEAAATVEAAHNKNLIGDVITEEELWACTTCRNCEDACPVMNEHVDKIIDLRRYLVLTEGKMDPDGQRAMMNIERQGNPWGLSKKEREDWRSLDEEAHIPTVKELKKSGEEFEYLFWVSSMGSYDNRSQKIAVAFAKLMNKAGIKFAILGNKEQNSGDTARRMGNEFLFQELAEKNMKEFEKNDVKKIITIDPHAYNIFKNEYPDFGLEAEVYHHTEMLSEWLKEGRLKPEGVVNEKITYHDSCYLGRYNEVYQPPREVLEMIPGVEVVEMKRNRSNGMCCGAGGGMMWMEEKSGNRVNVARTEQALEVEPTMISSGCPFCLTMLSDGTKAKEVEEEVSTMDIAEILAKSIFESTEEKTA, from the coding sequence ATGAATCCGTTGTTACTTGCAAACTGGATTTTGTTCCTTGGCGTTACGATTTATGGATTATACTTATTTGTAAGCGTTGTCCGTACACGTATCGCTTATATTAAGATGGGGAAGAAATTTGAGTTTGATGGCAAGATTAAAAGACGTCTGCAGAAGATTGGGATTTATGTGTTTGGTCAAAAGAAACTATTGAAGGATAAGAAATCCGGAGCGATCCACGTTATGATGTTCTATGGCTTTATTCTTGTTCAATTTGGGGCCATTGATTTTATTTGGAAAGGACTAGCTCCTGATTCGCACTTGCCGCTTGGTCCGTTTTATCCAGGATTTACATTTTTCCAGGAGATTGTAACGTTAACGATTATTGTAGCTGTGATCTGGGCGTTTTACCGCCGTTATATAGAAAAACTCGTCCGTTTGAAGAGAAGCTTCAAGGCAGGACTTGTACTTATTTTTATTGGAACATTGATGGTTACTGTGCTTGTAGGAAATGGTATGGGGATAATCTGGCACGGCCATGAAGGGGCCTGGACAGAACCTGTTGCGACGTTAATTGCAAACGCTTTCGCATGGCTTCCTCCGGCAGCTGCTGCTACTGTATTCTTTATTATGTGGTGGATTCACCTGCTTATCCTGCTTACATTCCTAGTGTACGTGCCACAATCCAAGCATGCGCACTTGCTGGCAGCACCGGTCAATGTTTTCTTAAGCCGTGAAGATCCTCCGGGCAAACTGAAACCGATTGATTTTGAAATGGATGAAGAAGCAGACGAAGAAGATGTTTCCTTTGGTGTTGGAAAAATTGAAGAACTGAATCAACTGCAGATGATTGACCTGTATGCCTGTGTGGAATGTGGACGCTGTACCAATGTCTGTCCTGCTTCAGGCTCAGGTAAAATGCTCTCACCAATGGATTTACTTATTAAAATGAGGGATCATTTGACTGAAAAAGGTGCCGCTGTCACGGGTCAGTCACCCTGGGTACCTGCTTATGCCTTCTCAGGTACAGAAGGAAACACACTGGCTCAAATGGCACGCACTAAGGGGACAGATGAAGCGGCCGCTACCGTGGAAGCTGCTCACAATAAAAACTTAATTGGCGATGTCATTACAGAGGAAGAATTATGGGCCTGCACCACTTGTCGTAATTGTGAAGATGCCTGTCCGGTTATGAATGAACACGTTGATAAGATCATAGATCTTCGCCGCTATCTTGTTCTTACAGAAGGAAAAATGGATCCGGACGGCCAAAGAGCGATGATGAATATTGAACGCCAGGGGAATCCGTGGGGACTTTCCAAGAAGGAAAGAGAAGACTGGAGAAGCCTCGATGAAGAAGCTCATATCCCTACTGTGAAAGAGCTGAAGAAGTCAGGAGAGGAATTCGAATACCTTTTCTGGGTCAGTTCGATGGGATCTTACGATAACCGCAGTCAGAAAATCGCCGTCGCCTTTGCTAAACTGATGAATAAAGCCGGCATTAAATTTGCGATTCTCGGTAATAAAGAGCAAAACTCCGGTGATACAGCACGCCGGATGGGCAACGAATTTCTGTTCCAGGAACTGGCTGAAAAAAATATGAAAGAATTCGAAAAAAATGATGTTAAAAAGATCATTACCATTGATCCGCACGCTTATAACATTTTCAAAAATGAATACCCGGATTTCGGTCTTGAAGCGGAGGTTTATCACCATACTGAAATGCTTTCTGAATGGCTGAAAGAAGGGCGTCTGAAGCCGGAAGGTGTAGTAAATGAGAAGATCACCTACCACGACAGCTGTTACTTGGGCCGTTACAACGAAGTGTACCAGCCGCCTCGCGAAGTACTTGAAATGATTCCTGGCGTAGAGGTTGTCGAAATGAAGCGTAATCGATCCAATGGAATGTGCTGTGGAGCTGGCGGAGGCATGATGTGGATGGAAGAAAAATCAGGGAACCGTGTGAACGTAGCTCGTACAGAACAGGCTCTTGAAGTAGAACCAACGATGATTTCAAGTGGATGTCCATTCTGTCTAACCATGTTATCGGATGGTACCAAAGCTAAAGAAGTGGAAGAAGAAGTGAGCACAATGGATATAGCAGAAATTCTGGCCAAATCCATTTTTGAATCAACAGAAGAAAAGACAGCGTAA
- the cls gene encoding cardiolipin synthase, translating into MIVVIILISIATFILLLITDFKMGQISHKKTGYPINTEETHGQYELFSNGLTLFEAFFQDIAEAKVRVDISFFLIDQNEISRKFLDILKKKAQEGVPVHLLGDRLGCYLINKQIRNELKASGVHFAFAEKPRFPLFFYHLNRRNHRKITVIDGKVAYIGGFNVGSNYTGHNPKFGDWRDYHLRYTGAVVEKLHAVFLKDWYESTGEKLTTIKLRHPEGKKVSVLDSDGIGVAEEFNRLIRSASKEIIIGTPYFIPTHELLHSLKNALKNGIELYILVPMKSDHPFVKEAGIVFLNELYQRGAHIKFFDAGFYHSKVFIVDGECADIGTANFDRRSFFLNKEVNTYVYDKTFIAAVRDTYFQDMKDAVPFNESWLKNRSLSTKINEKIAAKLRPLL; encoded by the coding sequence ATGATAGTCGTAATCATACTGATTAGTATAGCTACCTTTATTTTACTGTTAATTACAGATTTTAAAATGGGACAAATATCCCACAAAAAAACAGGATATCCGATAAACACTGAAGAAACACACGGTCAATACGAACTTTTTTCTAATGGATTAACGCTCTTTGAAGCATTTTTTCAGGATATTGCTGAAGCTAAAGTAAGAGTCGACATCAGCTTCTTTCTCATCGACCAGAATGAAATCAGCAGGAAATTTTTAGACATATTAAAGAAAAAAGCGCAGGAAGGAGTACCTGTTCACCTGCTTGGTGATCGTCTAGGGTGCTACCTGATCAATAAACAGATCAGGAATGAACTTAAAGCATCTGGCGTTCACTTTGCATTCGCTGAAAAACCCAGATTTCCTTTGTTCTTCTACCATTTAAATCGGAGAAACCACCGAAAAATTACAGTGATTGATGGAAAGGTGGCCTATATTGGAGGGTTCAATGTGGGGAGCAACTATACTGGGCATAACCCAAAATTTGGAGACTGGCGTGATTACCATTTGCGATACACAGGCGCAGTAGTTGAGAAACTTCATGCTGTTTTCCTAAAAGACTGGTATGAATCCACCGGGGAGAAATTAACAACCATAAAATTAAGACACCCTGAAGGGAAGAAAGTATCCGTCCTTGACTCGGATGGAATTGGTGTAGCGGAAGAATTTAACCGGTTAATCCGCTCTGCTTCAAAAGAAATTATAATAGGAACGCCTTACTTCATTCCAACCCATGAGCTGCTCCATTCATTAAAAAATGCTTTAAAAAACGGAATTGAACTATACATCTTAGTTCCTATGAAATCGGACCATCCGTTTGTTAAGGAAGCCGGCATCGTTTTCCTAAACGAGCTTTATCAAAGAGGAGCTCATATTAAATTTTTTGATGCAGGATTTTACCATTCAAAAGTATTCATAGTGGATGGGGAATGTGCGGATATCGGTACCGCGAATTTCGACAGGAGAAGCTTCTTTTTAAATAAAGAAGTGAATACCTATGTTTATGACAAAACGTTCATCGCAGCGGTTCGCGACACTTATTTTCAAGATATGAAAGATGCCGTGCCATTTAATGAAAGCTGGCTTAAAAACCGCTCTCTAAGTACAAAAATCAATGAAAAAATCGCAGCCAAGCTGCGACCTTTACTTTGA
- a CDS encoding XapX domain-containing protein has translation MKEIILALVTGLVVGIVFAALKLPIPAPPALAGVAGIVGIYLGFKVMLWIGPVFTEIFK, from the coding sequence GTGAAAGAAATTATTTTAGCGTTAGTCACTGGTTTAGTTGTTGGCATTGTATTTGCAGCTTTAAAACTTCCGATCCCAGCCCCGCCTGCACTGGCTGGAGTAGCTGGAATCGTTGGTATTTACTTAGGTTTTAAAGTTATGTTGTGGATAGGACCCGTGTTTACGGAAATCTTTAAATAA